ATGGGGGTACTGGCCTGGCTCAGGGGAAGGGTATCAAAGCAGATGACCTTGATGACCTTTTCTTCCCCTACAGTGGAAATCTCTTCGTTGAAGATCGCCAGAGCATTGCTCTCCACGATAGGTGTGAGCATTCCCGAACCGTATTTGTTGTTACGGGTTACATGGAATTCTCCGTTCTCCATTTTCCCCAGTACGATATTGCTTCTGCCCGGACGCATCTTGAATGCCTTGGTGTTCTTTGCATAGACGAAATCATGTGTATGACGGCTGCTGCCCTGCATTTTGAAGAGAATCGGCAGGGAGAGCAGGAAGGTATTGACCATAGCGGTGAGCGGATTGCCCGGCATCGCCATGACGAAAGTGTCACTCATGACACCCATCATGGTAGGACGTCCCGGCTTGACGTTGACACCGTGAAAAAGAGGCTCAAGACCGTTCCTGATGAAAGCCTCTTCGAGGAAATCGGCATCTCCCATGGAGATACCGCCGGTCGTGATGACGACATCGTAACTTTTGAGTTTGCCGATAAGTGCCACCGTATGGTCCAGGTCATCGGGAATGGAGCCTGCATAGGTAGGTGCAAAACCGTATTTTTCCAAAAGGGATGTGATGGCAAAAGCATTGGCATTGTAGATCTCATCTTCACTGGCCTGCTCCCAGGGCTCTCTGATCTCATCTCCCGTGGAGAGGACAGCGATCTGCAGCTGCTTGTAGACCTGTGCAGCCATGATCCCCTGTGCCGAGAGCAGGGCGATATGTGCAGGGGTGATGAACTCTCCTTTGCTGAAGAGTACATTTCCCTCTCTCTGCTCTTCTCCTTTGGGACGGAAGGCATTACCCTGCCGGATATCTTCGGGAATGGTCACTTCTGTCTCCGTAACACTGGGACACTCCTCGATGGGAACGATGGTGTCCGCATCCGAAGGGACCTGTGCTCCGGTCATGATCTTGTAGCACTCACCTTCATCAAGTTGTGCCTCCGGTCTGTCTCCTGCAAAGATGGTCGCCTTTATCTTGAGTGTCTGGCCTCTTTCTGCATACTTGAAGGCAAATCCGTCCATAGCGGAGTTGTCGAAAGAGGGAAGGTTCTTCTGCACGATGATATCTTCTGCCAGTACACGGTTGAGCAGTGCATTGATGAGTACGGTCTCTGTGGCTTGTATGGTCTGACATGCCTCCTGTGCACGTTTTCCGGCTTCTTTGAAGGCCAGTACATCCAGTTTAGTCATTTTCTTTTCCTCTCTTTTTTACATAATAATGTCATACTACAGGATCCTTTGCGGGTTTTTGTAGATATTCATCCTGTCACCTCTGACAAAACCGATGAGGGTCAGACCGAACTTCTCGGCGATCTGTACCCCCAGGCAGGTGGAAGCGGTCCGTGAGGCGATGATGGGTATCTGGTACATGACCGCTTTGGCGACCATCTCGGAACTTAGCCTGCCGCTGACCATGAGAAATGCATTGGTGATATCCGCTCCGGCCAGCAGGGCCTTGCCTACGGCTTTGTCTATGGTGTTGTGCTGGGCGATATCCTCACCGATGAAAAAGGTCGCCTCATCGATGAACAGTTTGGCAGTGTGGACACATCCGGTCTCTTCATAGAGCGGGCACTCAGTATAGAATTGCCCCATTTCGTTTAAGAGCAGGGAGGCAGGGATGGAAAAGTCGCTTTTGATCACTTTGGCTTCGATCGCCTCGGGGTCTATGTTCGCTGTCATACTGCGCCCGCATCCGCTGGTCACCACACCTTCACTGTTGAGTTTTTTGACACTGTCGTCATTGATCTTCGCCGTCACATTTACCATCGTTCCATCGTTCAACAGTTCGATCTTTTCAAGGTCGTCGATATGGCGGATGATATCTTCACTCATCAGATAGCCCAGGGCAAGTGCCTTCTGGTCGATCGGTGTTGCCATGACCGCTGCGACCTTTTTTCCGTTTACGACAATTTCAAGTTTGATCTCACGTACCAGTGTATCTTCTGTGATGAATCGCCTGTCACCTTTGATCTTGGTAATGGAGGTGGTGTAGACAGCTTCCAAAAGTATCCCTCAAATAAAAAATTTCTTAATCATAGCCAATAAGAACTAAAATTCTTGGAAAACAGCAAAAGAATGTTTTGGATATACAGAGAAAAGTGTTTTTGCCCAATAATGAAGCAGGAAAAACAGTGTCAGGAAAATGAAAAATTGGTATACTATATGCATTATGAAAAAAGAGATTGTAATGGATAAAGAGATCTTCCCGGCAGGTATGTTGATAGAAACACCATTGCTCGATATTGAAGCGATCCAGCCCCATACGGAAAAGTGGGATGTGGAATTCATCAAGATCGGGAAAGATGATCTTAAAGTAGCCATTCATGCTTTCCATACACCTCGGATCCAGTTCTCGGCAGTCTACTATACCGATGCCTATCTGCTACAGGGACGATTTCCTCAGGGGAGTATTGTCCTCTCCTATATCCATACAAAATCCACTACCAATTTTAATAACCGTAAACTCAAACCCGATCAGCTTATTGTGGTAACAGATGCTGATGAACTCAACCTGATTACCAACGGCCCGAGTACGAATTATTCAGTGACGATTGAAGAGGCTTTCTTCACTTCGGCATTCAAATCCTATTTTGGCTTTGATTTTGATACGGTAGAGTCCAAAATGACGCTGATGCTAGAGGCATCGAAGACAGATGCCTATGTTGAAATACTCAATGATTGGCTTCACTTTTTTCTCAATACCAAGGATCTTACATTCTCGGAAGAGGAGTATCTTCACATAGAATACGAAATACTGGATTCTCTGTTCGGTTTTGTTTCCATGGGAAAGAAAAGAGGTATAAAACGC
The window above is part of the Sulfurovum riftiae genome. Proteins encoded here:
- a CDS encoding helix-turn-helix domain-containing protein, with the protein product MKKEIVMDKEIFPAGMLIETPLLDIEAIQPHTEKWDVEFIKIGKDDLKVAIHAFHTPRIQFSAVYYTDAYLLQGRFPQGSIVLSYIHTKSTTNFNNRKLKPDQLIVVTDADELNLITNGPSTNYSVTIEEAFFTSAFKSYFGFDFDTVESKMTLMLEASKTDAYVEILNDWLHFFLNTKDLTFSEEEYLHIEYEILDSLFGFVSMGKKRGIKRSDVKIGKARELLHRNLENTYYISDLVRELRVNERSLQYLFKEHLGISPKHYLKQLRLNAIRQELLSLKDVDVNIKEIARRYNFFHMGHFAAEYKKIFSETPSQTLKQYVSSS
- a CDS encoding molybdopterin molybdotransferase MoeA; its protein translation is MTKLDVLAFKEAGKRAQEACQTIQATETVLINALLNRVLAEDIIVQKNLPSFDNSAMDGFAFKYAERGQTLKIKATIFAGDRPEAQLDEGECYKIMTGAQVPSDADTIVPIEECPSVTETEVTIPEDIRQGNAFRPKGEEQREGNVLFSKGEFITPAHIALLSAQGIMAAQVYKQLQIAVLSTGDEIREPWEQASEDEIYNANAFAITSLLEKYGFAPTYAGSIPDDLDHTVALIGKLKSYDVVITTGGISMGDADFLEEAFIRNGLEPLFHGVNVKPGRPTMMGVMSDTFVMAMPGNPLTAMVNTFLLSLPILFKMQGSSRHTHDFVYAKNTKAFKMRPGRSNIVLGKMENGEFHVTRNNKYGSGMLTPIVESNALAIFNEEISTVGEEKVIKVICFDTLPLSQASTPIN
- the fdhD gene encoding formate dehydrogenase accessory sulfurtransferase FdhD — encoded protein: MEAVYTTSITKIKGDRRFITEDTLVREIKLEIVVNGKKVAAVMATPIDQKALALGYLMSEDIIRHIDDLEKIELLNDGTMVNVTAKINDDSVKKLNSEGVVTSGCGRSMTANIDPEAIEAKVIKSDFSIPASLLLNEMGQFYTECPLYEETGCVHTAKLFIDEATFFIGEDIAQHNTIDKAVGKALLAGADITNAFLMVSGRLSSEMVAKAVMYQIPIIASRTASTCLGVQIAEKFGLTLIGFVRGDRMNIYKNPQRIL